The proteins below come from a single Candidatus Izemoplasmatales bacterium genomic window:
- the cysK gene encoding cysteine synthase A, translated as MKIFENVTALIGGTPLVRLARIERTHGLSAVLLAKLERQNPGGSVKDRAALAMIEAAERDGRLKPGGTIVEPTSGNTGIGLAMVAAARGYRSIFAMPETMSLERRALLRAYGAELVLTDGSLGMKGAIAEAERIRAATPGAFMPMQFENAANPDVHAATTGPEILADTDGTIDMFVAGVGTGGTVTGVGRFLKGRKPSVTIIAVEPERSPVLSGGAPAPHAIQGIGAGFIPRNYDPAVVDRIERISNEEAVACARELASGEGILSGISSGAVLAAAIRLAKEPGMTGKKIVLVLPDTGERYLSTILFK; from the coding sequence ATGAAAATCTTCGAAAACGTCACCGCCCTGATCGGCGGAACCCCGCTCGTCCGCCTCGCGCGGATCGAACGGACGCACGGTCTGTCCGCCGTCCTGCTCGCCAAACTGGAACGGCAGAACCCGGGCGGGTCGGTCAAGGACCGGGCCGCGCTCGCGATGATCGAGGCCGCGGAACGCGACGGCCGCCTGAAGCCGGGCGGAACGATCGTCGAACCCACCAGCGGGAACACCGGCATCGGCTTGGCGATGGTCGCCGCCGCCAGGGGATACCGTTCGATCTTCGCGATGCCGGAGACGATGTCGCTCGAACGCCGGGCGCTGCTTCGCGCCTATGGCGCCGAGCTCGTGCTCACCGACGGGTCGCTCGGGATGAAGGGCGCGATCGCGGAGGCGGAGCGGATCCGTGCGGCCACTCCGGGGGCGTTCATGCCGATGCAGTTCGAGAACGCCGCCAATCCGGACGTCCATGCCGCGACCACGGGGCCGGAGATCCTCGCCGACACCGACGGGACGATCGACATGTTCGTCGCCGGCGTCGGTACCGGCGGCACGGTCACCGGCGTCGGCCGCTTCCTCAAGGGACGAAAGCCGTCCGTCACGATCATCGCCGTCGAGCCGGAACGCTCTCCCGTGCTTTCGGGAGGAGCGCCCGCGCCGCACGCGATCCAGGGGATCGGCGCCGGGTTCATCCCGCGGAACTACGATCCCGCCGTCGTCGACCGGATCGAGCGCATCTCAAACGAGGAGGCCGTCGCCTGCGCCAGGGAACTCGCCTCCGGCGAAGGAATTCTTTCGGGAATCTCGAGCGGAGCCGTGCTCGCCGCGGCGATCCGTCTTGCCAAAGAACCCGGAATGACTGGGAAGAAGATCGTCCTCGTCCTGCCGGACACCGGGGAACGCTATCTCTCGACGATTCTGTTCAAGTGA
- a CDS encoding PD-(D/E)XK nuclease family protein, whose translation MDDRWMTLRDRIVVASAADADALLRRAATAHALPPFKTVDPSAFLPTLADDALEAIMDFTGFDVHHAARIAAACPRVLASGRTIPALADLHAIIRRLVADGRLLPAAFRPDPERVVLLNDVEPPDHADFRASARFDLLDADPSPIRLIETADEKEQLRAVAALVAETLSQGVPPDDVLIVNASPAAVRKLARLSAAYGFTVVDDATVPLDRVPLGAAFLATAADDPLAAFDRLRTDPANATAAGQAALDAIASILSRHGNEGALRPGLLAFECAREPVRRERSTGVVRSVPHTSLSGYDARRIFILDYLDDAFPSPVVDDDYLRDVEKAALGLETAVAANLRNRKRLGAAVASLKRVVLFRPREREGTQTRPAFLLEGLRPVRPEPYAPSDHLQSESDGFLTYAKGLHEERAFGRQEDGFSAFSARFSTSFDAYDPAFAPLSEASAMRLRGRRTVLSATSVETFHRCRFRFLCDHLLKLAPYAATDSQELGKIAHKALRDAFADAVPAADSARRAAAAHADADPRLAVLGNLLAKRLEIVEDRLRGRDATVRDFAHEREFEYAFEHASGFVVKGTIDRVAILEREGGNLVFVVDYKTGATSFSRTDFAKGTDIQPVFYLHLLEKTEAIPGAAPGGFHYQPVTLGRIVRSDVRDMVADALRLDGLILASREAVDAVGGPAALRNVRIKDDGNFYERSAVADAETLSEMVARIDGFIAEAVAAIVDGSYAIDPEPRPAGRPSASCEYCENRGICYSVDRIPEIAVDESAIETEDE comes from the coding sequence ATGGATGATCGATGGATGACGCTTCGCGACAGGATCGTCGTCGCTTCCGCCGCCGACGCCGATGCCCTCCTGCGCCGCGCCGCGACGGCGCACGCGCTTCCGCCGTTCAAGACGGTCGACCCGTCCGCCTTCCTGCCGACATTGGCCGACGACGCGCTCGAGGCGATCATGGATTTCACCGGCTTCGACGTCCATCATGCCGCCCGGATCGCCGCCGCTTGTCCTCGCGTCCTCGCATCCGGACGTACCATACCCGCCCTCGCCGACCTCCATGCGATCATCCGCCGGCTGGTCGCGGACGGCAGACTCCTTCCCGCGGCGTTTCGACCCGATCCCGAGCGCGTCGTCCTCCTGAACGACGTCGAACCACCGGATCACGCCGACTTCCGCGCCTCGGCCCGTTTCGACCTGCTTGATGCAGATCCATCCCCGATCCGCCTGATCGAGACCGCCGACGAGAAGGAGCAGCTCCGCGCCGTCGCCGCGCTGGTCGCTGAGACGCTTTCCCAAGGTGTCCCGCCCGACGACGTCCTGATCGTCAACGCGTCGCCCGCCGCCGTCCGCAAGCTCGCGCGGCTTTCTGCCGCCTACGGTTTCACCGTCGTCGACGATGCGACCGTCCCCCTCGACCGCGTCCCGCTCGGCGCCGCCTTCCTCGCGACAGCGGCCGACGATCCTCTGGCCGCCTTCGATCGCCTTCGTACCGATCCGGCGAACGCGACCGCCGCCGGACAGGCCGCGCTCGACGCCATCGCTTCGATCCTTTCGCGCCACGGGAACGAGGGAGCGCTCCGTCCCGGGCTGCTCGCCTTCGAGTGCGCCCGCGAACCGGTGCGCCGGGAACGTTCGACGGGCGTCGTCCGTTCCGTCCCCCACACGTCCCTTTCGGGCTACGATGCGCGGCGGATCTTCATCCTCGACTATCTCGACGACGCATTCCCGTCGCCCGTCGTCGACGACGACTACCTCCGCGACGTCGAGAAGGCCGCCCTCGGCCTCGAGACCGCCGTCGCCGCCAACCTCCGGAACCGCAAACGCCTCGGTGCCGCGGTCGCGTCCCTGAAGCGAGTCGTCCTGTTCCGTCCCCGCGAACGCGAGGGTACTCAAACCCGTCCCGCGTTCCTCCTCGAGGGACTCCGTCCGGTCCGACCCGAGCCCTATGCCCCTTCCGACCATCTCCAATCCGAGTCGGACGGGTTCCTCACCTATGCGAAAGGACTTCATGAAGAACGCGCATTCGGCCGTCAAGAAGACGGCTTTTCGGCTTTCTCCGCCCGCTTTTCGACGTCTTTTGATGCCTACGATCCCGCCTTCGCACCGCTTTCGGAAGCATCCGCGATGCGCCTGCGGGGCAGACGGACGGTGTTGTCCGCCACCTCCGTCGAAACCTTCCACCGGTGCCGCTTCCGTTTTCTCTGCGACCATCTCCTGAAACTCGCTCCGTATGCGGCGACCGATTCCCAGGAACTTGGGAAGATCGCCCACAAGGCGCTCCGCGACGCCTTCGCGGACGCGGTTCCGGCCGCGGATTCAGCGCGCAGAGCGGCCGCGGCGCACGCCGATGCCGATCCGCGGCTCGCGGTTCTCGGGAACCTGCTGGCGAAACGGCTCGAGATCGTCGAGGACCGTTTGCGCGGACGTGACGCGACGGTCCGCGACTTCGCGCACGAGCGCGAGTTCGAGTACGCGTTCGAACATGCATCCGGATTCGTCGTGAAGGGCACCATCGACCGCGTCGCGATCCTCGAACGCGAGGGTGGAAATCTCGTCTTCGTCGTCGACTACAAGACCGGCGCGACATCCTTCTCCCGAACCGATTTCGCCAAGGGAACGGACATCCAACCGGTCTTCTATCTCCATCTGCTCGAGAAGACGGAGGCGATTCCTGGCGCCGCTCCCGGCGGATTCCACTACCAGCCCGTCACCCTCGGCCGGATTGTCCGTTCCGATGTCCGTGACATGGTCGCCGACGCCCTCCGGCTCGACGGCCTGATCCTCGCGTCGCGTGAGGCCGTCGACGCCGTCGGCGGTCCCGCCGCGCTCCGGAACGTCCGCATCAAGGACGACGGAAACTTCTACGAACGCTCCGCCGTCGCGGACGCGGAGACGCTCTCCGAGATGGTGGCGAGGATCGACGGCTTCATCGCCGAAGCCGTCGCCGCGATCGTCGACGGGTCGTACGCGATCGATCCCGAACCACGCCCCGCCGGCCGCCCCTCGGCTTCCTGCGAATACTGCGAGAACCGCGGAATCTGCTACTCCGTCGACCGGATCCCCGAGATCGCCGTCGATGAATCGGCGATCGAAACGGAGGATGAGTGA
- a CDS encoding family 20 glycosylhydrolase translates to MKNIIPVPKRYEVREGHASCAGGFSRRGFEPPFEDLAGFVEEWFPHRQGRRVDAGLELSLDPTIGPEAYRIEVDPRTVRIVASGRRGAFYALQTLRQLVDPRSGRIPCVAIADEPDLPLRGFMMDVSRDKIPTMATVERFVDALAMVKMNHFELYVEGFSYAYPSFPEVWKDETPFTPSEYEELDAYCAAREIDFVPCQNGFGHMSAWLARPEYHPLAECEEGFVAWGFPFPASTLNPLDPGSLELVKKLYADMLPRTTSNYFNLCGDEPFELGQGKSKAVCDTRGREAVYVDFIDLLCAEAARYGKTPMLWGDVLVNHPEAAAKLPKDAVFIDWGYDRGYPFEPHAEAIAKTGLKLVAAPGTSSWNSFASRRGDMIDTTRRAAAAMKRYGGLGILQTDWGDFGHLQYLPFSWPGMLHAAGVAWGEAPSETAVIRHIDRHLAPEGKGRLGRCILDLSTYPSLEKDYVYNGTTAFRSIMFIDPAPGRDASTKRTILAGALAGSAYGAESAKDVFELIDFVDRAAREAPPSIVRDEIIATCGWIAAAVSANVALTDPERGAKATAAAVDFLARVLPEHERLWRSRNREGGLDRSLVRPRALKMILEESQPL, encoded by the coding sequence ATGAAGAACATCATTCCGGTACCGAAGCGATACGAAGTACGTGAAGGGCATGCGTCCTGCGCGGGCGGATTTTCCCGCCGCGGCTTCGAACCGCCCTTCGAAGACCTGGCCGGCTTCGTCGAAGAGTGGTTTCCGCACCGTCAGGGAAGACGGGTGGACGCAGGTCTGGAGCTTTCGCTGGATCCGACGATCGGCCCCGAGGCCTACAGGATCGAAGTCGATCCGCGGACCGTCCGGATCGTCGCCTCCGGACGCCGCGGCGCGTTCTATGCGCTCCAGACGCTCCGCCAGCTGGTCGACCCGCGCAGCGGCCGGATCCCCTGTGTCGCGATCGCGGACGAACCCGACCTGCCGCTCCGCGGCTTCATGATGGACGTCAGCCGCGACAAGATCCCGACGATGGCGACGGTGGAGCGCTTCGTCGACGCGCTCGCGATGGTCAAGATGAACCACTTCGAACTCTACGTCGAGGGTTTTTCCTACGCCTATCCGTCCTTCCCCGAGGTGTGGAAGGACGAGACGCCCTTCACGCCGTCCGAATACGAGGAGCTCGACGCCTATTGCGCCGCGCGCGAAATCGACTTCGTGCCGTGCCAGAACGGGTTCGGACACATGTCCGCCTGGCTCGCACGACCGGAGTACCACCCTCTCGCCGAGTGCGAGGAGGGGTTCGTCGCATGGGGCTTCCCGTTCCCGGCCTCGACCCTGAATCCGCTCGATCCCGGCAGTCTCGAACTCGTGAAGAAACTATACGCGGACATGCTGCCGCGGACAACCTCGAATTACTTCAACCTGTGCGGCGACGAACCGTTCGAACTCGGGCAGGGAAAGTCGAAGGCCGTGTGCGACACGCGCGGCCGTGAAGCCGTCTACGTCGACTTCATCGACCTCCTGTGCGCCGAGGCGGCGCGGTACGGCAAGACCCCGATGCTCTGGGGCGACGTCCTCGTCAACCATCCGGAAGCGGCTGCGAAACTGCCGAAGGACGCGGTCTTCATCGATTGGGGATACGACCGCGGCTATCCCTTCGAACCGCATGCGGAAGCGATCGCGAAGACCGGACTCAAGCTCGTCGCCGCCCCCGGGACGTCGTCATGGAACAGCTTCGCGTCGCGCCGCGGCGACATGATCGATACCACCAGGCGCGCCGCCGCGGCGATGAAACGGTACGGCGGCCTCGGCATCCTCCAGACCGACTGGGGCGATTTCGGGCACCTCCAGTACCTCCCGTTCTCATGGCCGGGGATGCTCCACGCGGCGGGTGTCGCGTGGGGAGAGGCCCCGTCCGAGACCGCGGTGATCCGCCACATCGACCGTCATCTCGCTCCGGAGGGCAAGGGTCGTCTCGGCCGTTGCATCCTCGATCTGTCGACCTACCCGTCGCTTGAGAAGGACTATGTCTACAACGGCACGACCGCTTTCCGCTCGATCATGTTCATCGACCCCGCTCCGGGTCGCGACGCGTCGACCAAGAGGACGATCCTCGCCGGCGCCCTCGCCGGTTCCGCCTACGGTGCCGAATCGGCCAAGGACGTCTTCGAGCTGATCGATTTCGTCGACCGGGCGGCGCGCGAGGCTCCGCCCTCCATCGTCCGCGACGAGATCATCGCGACCTGCGGCTGGATCGCCGCGGCGGTGTCCGCGAACGTCGCCCTCACCGATCCCGAACGCGGCGCGAAGGCGACCGCCGCGGCCGTCGACTTCCTCGCTCGCGTCCTCCCCGAGCATGAACGGCTCTGGCGCTCCCGCAACCGCGAGGGCGGGCTCGATCGATCGCTCGTGCGACCGCGGGCGCTGAAAATGATCCTGGAGGAATCGCAACCCCTCTGA
- a CDS encoding tetratricopeptide repeat protein, whose protein sequence is MERDPILTEAIKAYEVRQYDKALSLLRRLARKNDPEALYYLGMIHYENHAGKPDPVFAFDCFRRSAMELEVRSLYMCGRCYEEGSGVEKDLAKAYEYYAAGSAKGDPEAALKEAECLETGKGIARNEQKALAIYVELSKRQNPYATYRIGMAYLEGRGVARSPESAFSWLNKALALGSADAMNQFRLIGTKSKTDARSTADIAQIGRELFRSDRPERAIPYLLIAAAENDAASVRLLQEAAESGRGMKQDAKVAFEYAQRGAAMLDPVSMLSLGRKYEAGDGVRSSALSAASWYAKAAQAGSAEAAAELVALRGY, encoded by the coding sequence ATGGAACGCGATCCGATCCTTACGGAAGCGATCAAGGCATACGAGGTGAGGCAGTACGACAAAGCGCTGTCCCTTTTGCGCCGGCTCGCCCGGAAGAACGACCCCGAAGCGCTGTACTATCTCGGGATGATCCATTACGAGAACCACGCCGGAAAACCCGATCCGGTCTTCGCCTTCGATTGCTTTCGGCGCTCGGCGATGGAACTCGAGGTGCGCAGCCTCTACATGTGCGGACGCTGCTACGAAGAGGGATCCGGCGTCGAGAAGGACCTAGCCAAGGCCTACGAGTACTATGCCGCCGGATCGGCCAAGGGGGATCCGGAAGCCGCGCTCAAAGAGGCGGAATGCCTCGAGACCGGCAAGGGGATCGCAAGAAACGAGCAGAAGGCGCTTGCGATCTACGTCGAACTTTCGAAGCGGCAGAACCCCTATGCGACCTATCGCATCGGCATGGCCTACCTCGAAGGCCGCGGCGTCGCCCGCAGCCCCGAATCGGCGTTCTCGTGGCTGAACAAGGCGCTCGCGCTCGGATCCGCAGACGCGATGAACCAGTTCCGGCTGATCGGCACGAAAAGCAAGACCGACGCCCGTTCGACGGCCGACATCGCTCAGATCGGACGCGAACTGTTCCGCTCCGACCGCCCGGAACGGGCGATCCCGTACCTCCTGATCGCCGCCGCGGAGAACGACGCCGCTTCCGTCAGGCTCCTCCAGGAAGCCGCCGAAAGCGGACGCGGGATGAAGCAGGACGCCAAGGTCGCGTTCGAATACGCCCAGCGCGGTGCGGCGATGCTGGATCCCGTCTCGATGCTTTCGCTCGGACGGAAATACGAAGCCGGCGACGGCGTCCGCTCCTCGGCGCTTTCGGCCGCGTCCTGGTATGCGAAGGCGGCGCAGGCGGGAAGCGCCGAAGCGGCGGCCGAACTGGTCGCGCTGCGGGGGTATTGA
- a CDS encoding Hsp20/alpha crystallin family protein, producing the protein MNAIIRRNGNDDLDIFNDFFDGFFPGFGNRQVNHCMRTDIRQTEEGYTLQIDVPGFAKEDIKISLENGYLTVEAKKEESKEDKGAHFLRKERTFGSAARSFYVGDDVAEQDVKAAIDKGVLTLSIPHQGTNVKAKKFISIE; encoded by the coding sequence ATGAACGCAATCATCAGACGCAACGGCAACGACGACCTCGACATCTTCAACGACTTCTTCGACGGCTTCTTCCCCGGCTTCGGGAACCGCCAGGTCAACCACTGCATGCGGACCGACATCCGTCAGACCGAGGAAGGCTATACGCTTCAGATCGACGTCCCCGGCTTCGCCAAGGAAGACATCAAGATCAGCCTCGAGAACGGCTATCTGACGGTCGAAGCGAAGAAGGAGGAGTCGAAGGAGGACAAGGGCGCGCACTTCCTGCGCAAGGAGCGCACCTTCGGCAGCGCCGCCCGCAGCTTCTACGTCGGCGACGACGTCGCCGAACAGGACGTCAAGGCCGCCATCGACAAGGGCGTCCTGACCCTCTCGATCCCACACCAGGGAACCAACGTCAAGGCCAAGAAATTCATCTCCATCGAATAA
- a CDS encoding UvrD-helicase domain-containing protein, translated as MAFTRDQLHAIRSRRRRILVSAGAGSGKTAVLAARVLSRIREGIDVDKLVVLSFTNAAAAEMRARIRKQIESDAALKDQLPKLDNAVISTFDAFALRIVRQNHHLLGLPADVRIADSAVLRRLEETTLADVVLDRYRDGDPGFLSAVDRVWNGNDDGFAEAVRLVAAGMRQIPDADAWLAGYDRDHYSDIAVEGLLGRFSALLKRRRDDLRAAARAAADGLSGFAHPKAGPAAAAYAALAEAFPDTDYRSLRAAVSACKVPATPAKAKDLDEELAIAMRSAVAPFRRTLGKAKKWFESFYAENEQELAAAWNETRSVVTTVLEAVADYRTRLSAAKRNLNLFGFDDVTAFAIALLERVERARERCAADIVEIMVDEYQDTNDLQDRLVELLSAGSVFMVGDVKQSIYGFRDANPGNFIRKCRAVENGGDGDLIRLSDNFRSRSEVLHAVNVVFTALMDEPLGGVDYRAGESLTAAREKATEDEDFAPAVIAYDPGESAPTAVEADLLVRLVAAELAKGTRVTEKTEGGLVDRPCRAGDFCVLVDRKTDFDVYRNAFVAAGIPAFAVADERFLSSTEILFVLSILRLVRCETDPAYAADWFRHSLYAAARSFVYRIRDDIALPLVADRGMTGFGERILPAAFTPLRDLVRTLSAAAADATAPDFLARLYDGCDIYRHAATLPEPESAEARLDHLLEKAAALPAAGFAGLFDYISGIESSRDLDIEYAKPVELRDDAVTIMTMHKSKGLEFPFCLYPGLSKRFNRADTKGFFLFDLRFGLVTKAFDRGFKDTFVHALLRDAVDRDMVSERIRLLYVAMTRTREKMFFLADARKDDLPYPPYDASGTMTESHRLGAGSFADLLRGIPALRDWRVPVPTAATLPRPTAMPAVSVGPVRTVALDLRPRTVPTSGFAKRAPTLPDSAVKAALAVGTRFHAILESIDFKRLEPSLARLEPEWRIRVLGFLSHPELAGWRDCEIRQELAFIDGTDATATRGTIDLLLLGRTAATIVDYKLSRIDDPAYAAQLRGYRDYVARMTGLPVRTYLYSINDDRIVETGETQP; from the coding sequence ATGGCCTTCACCCGTGACCAGCTTCACGCCATCCGATCGCGCCGCCGCAGGATTCTCGTCTCCGCCGGGGCCGGCAGCGGCAAGACGGCCGTGCTCGCCGCCCGCGTGCTTTCCCGGATCCGCGAAGGGATCGACGTCGACAAGCTCGTCGTCCTCAGCTTTACGAACGCCGCCGCCGCCGAAATGCGCGCACGCATCCGCAAGCAGATCGAATCCGATGCGGCCCTGAAGGACCAGCTTCCGAAACTCGACAACGCCGTGATCTCGACGTTCGACGCCTTCGCCCTCCGCATCGTCCGGCAGAACCACCATCTGCTCGGCTTGCCGGCGGACGTCCGGATCGCCGATTCCGCCGTCCTCCGGCGCCTCGAGGAGACGACTCTCGCGGACGTCGTCCTCGACCGCTATCGCGACGGAGATCCCGGATTCCTGTCGGCGGTCGACCGCGTCTGGAACGGAAACGACGACGGATTCGCGGAAGCCGTCAGGCTCGTCGCCGCCGGCATGCGCCAGATTCCCGACGCCGACGCATGGCTCGCCGGATATGACCGCGACCATTACTCCGACATCGCCGTGGAAGGACTGCTCGGACGCTTCTCCGCGCTCCTGAAGCGGCGCCGCGACGACCTTCGCGCCGCCGCACGCGCCGCCGCCGACGGTCTGTCCGGCTTCGCGCATCCCAAGGCCGGTCCCGCCGCGGCCGCCTATGCGGCGCTCGCGGAAGCATTCCCCGACACCGATTACCGTTCCCTGCGCGCCGCCGTATCCGCCTGCAAGGTACCGGCGACGCCGGCGAAGGCGAAGGATCTCGACGAGGAACTCGCGATCGCGATGCGATCCGCGGTCGCCCCCTTCCGGAGAACCCTTGGGAAGGCGAAGAAGTGGTTCGAGTCGTTCTATGCCGAAAACGAGCAGGAACTCGCGGCCGCCTGGAACGAGACGCGTTCCGTCGTCACGACGGTGCTCGAAGCGGTCGCCGACTACCGCACCCGCCTGTCGGCGGCGAAACGGAATCTGAACCTGTTCGGCTTCGACGACGTCACCGCCTTCGCGATCGCGCTTCTGGAGCGTGTCGAACGGGCGCGTGAACGCTGCGCGGCCGACATCGTCGAGATCATGGTCGACGAATATCAGGACACCAACGACCTTCAGGATCGTCTCGTCGAGCTGCTTTCCGCGGGGTCGGTCTTCATGGTCGGAGACGTCAAGCAGTCGATCTACGGGTTCCGCGACGCCAATCCGGGCAATTTCATCCGCAAGTGCCGCGCCGTCGAGAACGGCGGCGACGGCGACCTGATCCGGCTTTCCGACAACTTCCGCTCCCGCTCAGAGGTCCTCCACGCCGTCAACGTCGTCTTCACCGCGCTCATGGACGAACCCCTCGGCGGCGTCGACTACCGCGCCGGCGAATCACTCACGGCGGCGCGCGAAAAGGCGACGGAGGATGAGGACTTCGCCCCCGCGGTGATCGCCTACGATCCCGGTGAATCCGCGCCGACCGCCGTCGAGGCCGACCTTCTGGTCCGCCTGGTGGCCGCCGAACTCGCGAAAGGAACGCGTGTGACGGAAAAGACCGAAGGCGGGTTGGTCGACCGACCGTGCCGCGCGGGGGATTTCTGCGTGCTCGTCGACCGGAAGACCGATTTCGACGTCTATCGCAACGCCTTCGTCGCCGCGGGCATTCCCGCCTTCGCGGTCGCCGACGAGCGTTTCCTGTCGTCCACCGAGATCCTGTTCGTCCTGTCCATCCTCCGTCTCGTCCGCTGCGAAACCGATCCCGCGTATGCGGCGGACTGGTTCCGCCACTCCCTTTACGCCGCCGCCCGCTCGTTCGTCTATCGGATTCGCGACGACATCGCGCTGCCCCTCGTCGCCGACCGCGGCATGACCGGATTCGGCGAACGGATCCTGCCGGCGGCGTTTACCCCCCTCCGCGACCTCGTGCGCACGCTGTCGGCCGCGGCCGCGGATGCGACCGCACCGGATTTTCTGGCGCGGCTCTACGACGGCTGCGACATCTACCGCCACGCGGCGACGCTTCCCGAACCGGAAAGCGCCGAAGCCCGACTCGACCATCTGCTCGAGAAGGCCGCGGCGCTGCCGGCGGCCGGGTTCGCCGGTCTTTTCGACTACATTTCCGGCATCGAGTCGTCGCGCGATCTCGACATCGAGTATGCGAAGCCGGTCGAACTCCGCGACGACGCGGTCACGATCATGACGATGCACAAGTCGAAGGGACTCGAATTTCCGTTCTGCCTCTATCCCGGGCTGTCGAAGCGGTTCAACCGCGCCGATACGAAGGGGTTCTTCCTGTTCGACCTCCGTTTCGGTCTCGTCACGAAGGCCTTCGACCGCGGCTTCAAGGACACCTTCGTCCACGCCCTCCTGCGCGACGCCGTCGACCGCGACATGGTCTCGGAACGGATCCGCCTGCTGTACGTGGCGATGACGCGGACGCGCGAAAAGATGTTCTTCCTCGCCGACGCCCGCAAGGACGACCTGCCTTATCCGCCGTACGACGCGTCCGGAACGATGACCGAGAGCCATCGTCTCGGCGCCGGTTCGTTCGCCGACCTGCTCCGCGGGATCCCCGCGCTGCGCGACTGGAGGGTTCCCGTTCCGACCGCCGCCACTTTACCGCGGCCGACCGCGATGCCGGCTGTTTCCGTCGGTCCGGTCCGGACCGTCGCCCTCGACCTTCGCCCGCGCACGGTCCCGACATCCGGCTTCGCCAAGCGCGCACCGACGCTTCCCGATTCCGCCGTGAAGGCCGCGTTGGCCGTCGGGACGCGATTCCACGCGATCCTTGAAAGCATCGACTTCAAGCGGCTCGAACCGTCGCTCGCGCGACTTGAACCCGAATGGCGGATCCGCGTCCTCGGCTTCTTGTCCCATCCCGAACTCGCCGGCTGGCGGGACTGCGAGATCCGGCAGGAACTCGCGTTCATCGACGGTACGGACGCGACCGCGACGCGCGGAACGATCGACCTGCTTCTGCTCGGCCGGACCGCGGCGACGATCGTCGACTACAAGCTTTCCCGCATCGACGATCCCGCGTACGCCGCCCAGTTGCGCGGCTATCGCGACTATGTCGCACGCATGACCGGACTGCCGGTCCGGACCTATCTGTATTCGATCAACGACGACAGGATCGTCGAGACGGGAGAAACGCAACCATGA